The following DNA comes from Acidobacteriota bacterium.
ATTGCCGGGATTTTTCGCCTCTTCCCTCTCCCCTGCCAGCGCCACCTCCGCGCCGAGGACCAGCAGCAGAACCCAAAGCCCGCTCTTGCCCATAAACACCCGCCTAGTTGATGGCTTCATCCTGCGCGAGGGCTCCGAGATCGGCTATCGTCTCGAAGTCCTCGAGCAGGTCCAGGTGGTGGAGCACCCCCATATCCTTAAGGATGGCCACGGTCTCCTCCATCCCCGGCTCGACGGCTGGACCGGACATCGTCCTCGCGCCCCAGGGGAGCCGGCCGAGAATCACGCCCAGGAGCACGACCAGGACGAGGGCGCCCGCACCGGCCAGGTGCCCGGGCCGCGCCCACGTCACGCTCCACCAGGGAGCCCGCCCGGCCTCCCGCCGGCGGTCCAGTTTCCGGTAAAACCCCCGGGCGAAGTCCGCGGAGGGCTCGACCTCCTCCGCCATCCCGGGGAGGACCTCCACCCATTCCTCGGGCGTAAGCCTGGCGGAGCAGGAGGGGCAGGACAGGAGATGCCTGCGGGTCTCCCGCGCCTCGCCGGCGGGGAGTTCCCCTTCCATGAGGGCCTTCAGGTTGTCCACGGCCAGTTTGCAGTTCATGGTTTTCTGTACTCCGGCAGCATCGGGGCCAGCCGCGCCGCCAGGGCCTCCCTCGCCCGGTGGATCATCGATTTCACCGCCTTCTCACTCGTCTTCATCACCTCGCCCACCTCGGCGTACGACAGTTCCTGGTACTTGTTCAGGATGAAGGCCGCACGCTGCCTGTCGGGGATCAGGGACAGGGCCTCGGCGAGCGCGCGGGCGATCGCCTGCCGCTCGAGGTCCCGGACCGGATCGGGATCCGTCCGCAACTCCCGGTGTGTCGCCACGGCCGCTTCGGGAGAAGCGTCGATCGACCGGCGGGCGGCGCGGAACCAGGGTCTCCGGATCTCGTTCAGGCACACATTGGTGGCGATCCGGTAGAGCCAGGTGGTGAACTTCGCCGTCGGCCGGTACCGGTCCGCTCCTTCGTACACC
Coding sequences within:
- a CDS encoding sigma-70 family RNA polymerase sigma factor → MEWALDWDDDFLMTEEAPAGDRDTELMLLFQAGDEGAFEALFARHSRPLIRFASRFVHNRERAEELAQEILLKVYEGADRYRPTAKFTTWLYRIATNVCLNEIRRPWFRAARRSIDASPEAAVATHRELRTDPDPVRDLERQAIARALAEALSLIPDRQRAAFILNKYQELSYAEVGEVMKTSEKAVKSMIHRAREALAARLAPMLPEYRKP
- a CDS encoding zf-HC2 domain-containing protein, with the translated sequence MNCKLAVDNLKALMEGELPAGEARETRRHLLSCPSCSARLTPEEWVEVLPGMAEEVEPSADFARGFYRKLDRRREAGRAPWWSVTWARPGHLAGAGALVLVVLLGVILGRLPWGARTMSGPAVEPGMEETVAILKDMGVLHHLDLLEDFETIADLGALAQDEAIN